One Gossypium arboreum isolate Shixiya-1 chromosome 13, ASM2569848v2, whole genome shotgun sequence genomic window, TTTTAATGCCAACTCTCCTGCTACTACTGCTATTCACTACACTTTCTTCCATTCCCATTGCCTTCCAATACCCATTCCTTGTATTCCTATTTTCACTCCTCCTGCTGTAATAGTACCACTGCTTCCCCTCCCCCAATGCTTTACCTATTTACCAAAATAAACAcacattataatattattattattcaacttTCTACCATATCTGTATAATATTTACATCAAATCTCAACTAAATTCAAAATCGAGTTAAATGAAAAGTAAAACTATTATAACACTATTTTTTCTATACACAAGACTTTGAGactttaaactttaattaatagtGTCCAACTAGCATGATAAGtttgaataaaaataagaatatatattattatataaatacCATCAAGTTCCCAGGGATCATAGGGATAGAGGTGAAGATCAGGGATAACGTCAGGGTGGCAAGGCAAGAGGGCGGCCTTACGTTGAAGGAAATGAACCACTAGCTCTTCATCTGTGGGATGGAATCTGAATCCTGGAGGCACTTTATTAATGCTATTATTATCTcccatctctctctctctctcactctctctctctctctctctctcaatatatatatagcaaTAGCAATGCAACAAAATAAGGAGGAGAAGAAGGATAGTGAAGGAGAAGGATTTGTGTAGTGGGTGATATTTATAGTGTGGGAGaggaattaaaacaattttattgTATAGTGGATCATAGTGCATCCTTGATTtacaataaatatatttataaaaattttataat contains:
- the LOC108462843 gene encoding NAC domain-containing protein 104-like; its protein translation is MGDNNSINKVPPGFRFHPTDEELVVHFLQRKAALLPCHPDVIPDLHLYPYDPWELDGKALGEGKQWYYYSRRSENRNTRNGYWKAMGMEESVVNSSSSRRVGIKKYLVFFIGEAEGGGGVKTDWVMHEYRLSDSDSSSSTSRSSKRRGHNSKIDYSKWVICRVHERSCSTSDEEDGGMELSCLDEVFLSLDDDDEISNCH